One region of Arthrobacter sp. StoSoilB22 genomic DNA includes:
- a CDS encoding M4 family metallopeptidase: MMCSIVPPYMLRKLAAQNEPRLRAVARAAKESLLHIKDLQAIRTAPIPAAPPSARQAKPGPAKRTIYDAESLETLPGRVVRKEGAAPVGDVAADEAYDGLGSTHRLYGEIFGRDSIDDAGLALDATVHYGKLYDNAFWDGSQMVFGDGDGQIFQRFTKSLSVIGHELAHGVTQYTANLAYRNQAGALNESMSDVFGVLVEQYLKKESVEQASWLIGEGLFTDQVQGDALRSLKAPGTAYNDDVLGKDPQPDSMDTYVRTSADNGGVHINSGIPNKAFYVVASEIGGNAWEAPGQIWYGTLTSGSLPATCTFGKFAKTTVATAEELFGSGSAEHDAVLKAWETVKVKV, encoded by the coding sequence ATGATGTGCTCCATCGTCCCTCCGTACATGCTTCGCAAGTTAGCCGCCCAGAACGAGCCACGGCTGCGCGCCGTGGCCAGGGCAGCAAAAGAGTCCCTGCTTCACATCAAAGACTTGCAGGCCATCCGCACAGCCCCCATCCCCGCCGCTCCCCCCAGCGCACGCCAAGCCAAGCCCGGCCCTGCCAAACGGACCATTTACGATGCTGAGTCTTTGGAAACTTTGCCCGGACGCGTAGTCCGGAAGGAAGGTGCGGCACCTGTCGGGGACGTGGCAGCCGACGAGGCCTACGACGGCCTGGGGAGCACGCATCGCTTGTATGGCGAGATTTTCGGCAGGGACTCCATTGATGATGCCGGGCTGGCCCTGGACGCCACCGTCCATTACGGGAAGCTCTATGACAACGCCTTCTGGGATGGCTCCCAAATGGTGTTTGGCGACGGCGATGGGCAGATCTTTCAGCGCTTCACCAAGTCCCTTAGCGTCATCGGCCACGAACTCGCGCACGGAGTTACCCAATACACGGCCAATCTGGCCTACCGGAATCAGGCTGGCGCACTCAACGAGTCCATGTCTGATGTCTTCGGCGTCCTCGTGGAGCAATACCTGAAGAAGGAGTCGGTAGAGCAGGCTAGTTGGCTCATCGGGGAGGGCCTCTTCACGGACCAGGTTCAAGGCGATGCCCTGCGTTCCCTGAAAGCACCGGGCACTGCTTACAACGACGACGTTCTCGGCAAGGATCCCCAGCCGGACTCCATGGATACATACGTACGGACCAGTGCTGACAATGGCGGAGTCCATATCAACTCCGGCATCCCCAACAAGGCTTTCTATGTGGTGGCCTCTGAAATTGGTGGCAATGCGTGGGAAGCGCCGGGCCAGATCTGGTACGGCACGCTGACCAGCGGAAGCCTTCCAGCGACGTGCACGTTCGGAAAGTTTGCCAAGACCACTGTGGCCACGGCAGAGGAACTCTTCGGCTCCGGTTCAGCGGAGCATGACGCCGTCCTGAAGGCGTGGGAGACTGTGAAGGTCAAGGTTTAG
- a CDS encoding YafY family protein: protein MIQTSARLLQLLSLLQVRREWTGPALADRMGVTERTVRRDIDKLRNLGYPIHASPGIAGGYQLGAGAQLPPLLLDDNEALAVALGLNSVAAGPVAGIGEASVRALAKLEQVLPSRLRPKFAMLKAAVTTLPSNAGTVDPQQLTVVSAAISDRRQISFEYVTSGGESARRLVEPYRLVDTGRRWYLVAWDVEREDWRTFRADRLASLPSERKKYTPRPLPAEDLAAYVQQSITRSPYRFDVVVRLRAPLAEIAAVVNSQYATLASDGPKATILRSGWDNLAAPAAYLAALDVDFEILEPAEFKSYAMELSHRLSAAAGTVTDTADAGAQPQ from the coding sequence ATGATCCAAACCTCTGCCCGGCTCCTCCAGCTGCTGTCACTGTTGCAGGTGCGTCGGGAATGGACGGGCCCGGCACTCGCTGATCGGATGGGCGTGACCGAACGGACCGTCCGCCGCGATATCGACAAACTGCGCAATCTCGGGTATCCCATTCACGCATCCCCGGGAATCGCGGGTGGCTATCAACTTGGTGCAGGTGCGCAGCTCCCGCCTCTGCTCCTGGATGACAATGAAGCCCTGGCGGTGGCCTTGGGATTGAACTCTGTGGCTGCTGGCCCCGTAGCCGGCATTGGTGAGGCCTCCGTCCGCGCGTTGGCGAAGCTGGAACAGGTCCTGCCGTCCAGGCTGCGTCCCAAGTTCGCCATGCTGAAGGCCGCCGTCACTACCCTTCCCAGCAATGCAGGAACTGTTGATCCTCAACAACTGACCGTCGTCTCCGCCGCAATATCGGACAGACGGCAAATCTCCTTTGAGTACGTCACGTCCGGCGGCGAATCCGCACGAAGGCTGGTGGAGCCCTACAGGTTGGTGGACACCGGCCGGCGATGGTATCTGGTGGCGTGGGACGTCGAACGGGAGGACTGGAGAACCTTCCGGGCGGACCGTCTTGCTTCGCTGCCATCGGAACGCAAGAAATACACTCCACGTCCGCTGCCCGCGGAGGACCTCGCCGCCTACGTGCAGCAGTCCATCACCCGTTCGCCGTACAGGTTCGACGTCGTGGTGCGGCTCCGCGCGCCCCTGGCCGAGATTGCCGCCGTCGTAAATTCCCAGTACGCAACACTGGCGTCCGACGGACCCAAAGCCACCATCCTGCGGTCCGGATGGGACAACCTCGCAGCCCCGGCGGCGTATCTTGCAGCACTCGATGTTGACTTCGAGATCCTCGAGCCTGCTGAATTCAAGTCCTACGCCATGGAACTTTCGCACCGTCTCAGTGCTGCAGCCGGGACTGTGACGGACACAGCGGACGCGGGAGCCCAGCCACAGTAG
- a CDS encoding helix-turn-helix domain-containing protein, producing the protein MLKSVAVMVVPNFSVFEFGTAFEVFGIDRSDRGAGVPAFDFRVVTPEPGDVRMKSGLSLHVNLGLEAAADADLVIMAPFGRDQDVPESVMEALRAAHARGAWVMSICSGAYALARAGLLDGRRCTTHWHYSQDLASRYPSAIVDENVLYVQDGTIITSAGTAAGIDACLHLVREELGANVAAAIARDMVVPPHRDGGQAQFIDRPMPRCGSAPMEELLRWMVEHLDQEHSVNELAARLHMSPRTFARRFRAETGATPAAWLNSQRVLRAQELLETTELNIDEIAREAGFGHSVLLRHHFTKVLDTSPQSYRRAFRGQLAEAI; encoded by the coding sequence ATGTTGAAATCAGTGGCTGTGATGGTGGTACCCAACTTCTCGGTCTTCGAATTCGGTACGGCCTTCGAGGTCTTCGGCATCGACCGATCTGACCGTGGGGCCGGGGTGCCGGCCTTCGATTTCCGGGTGGTGACACCGGAACCGGGTGACGTCCGTATGAAGTCCGGCCTGTCCCTTCATGTGAACCTCGGCCTCGAAGCAGCGGCCGATGCAGACCTCGTCATCATGGCGCCGTTTGGCCGGGACCAGGACGTCCCCGAGTCCGTCATGGAGGCGTTGCGGGCAGCACATGCCAGGGGCGCGTGGGTGATGTCCATTTGTTCGGGCGCCTACGCGCTTGCCCGTGCCGGTTTGTTGGACGGGCGCCGGTGCACCACTCACTGGCATTATTCTCAGGATCTGGCCAGCCGGTACCCGTCTGCGATCGTGGATGAGAATGTCCTCTATGTGCAGGACGGGACCATCATCACCAGCGCCGGGACGGCCGCCGGAATCGACGCCTGCCTCCATCTTGTCCGCGAGGAGCTGGGAGCCAATGTGGCCGCCGCAATTGCACGCGACATGGTGGTACCGCCACACCGCGACGGCGGCCAGGCCCAGTTCATCGACAGGCCCATGCCCCGTTGCGGTTCCGCGCCCATGGAGGAGCTGCTTCGCTGGATGGTTGAACACCTCGACCAAGAGCACAGTGTGAACGAACTGGCGGCCCGACTCCACATGTCTCCCAGGACGTTCGCCCGCCGTTTCCGGGCGGAAACCGGAGCGACCCCGGCAGCGTGGCTGAACTCGCAACGCGTGCTGCGTGCGCAGGAACTGTTGGAAACCACTGAATTGAACATCGACGAAATCGCCAGGGAAGCAGGGTTCGGACATTCAGTGCTGCTCCGCCACCACTTCACAAAGGTGCTGGACACAAGTCCGCAAAGTTATCGTCGTGCATTCCGTGGGCAGTTGGCAGAAGCCATCTGA
- a CDS encoding protealysin inhibitor emfourin, with protein sequence MKITVQRSGGIAALTRIWSVDAVSPDDKNRWVPIVEACPWDEAKSQAQAANEPDRFMYSIRAGQRRATLPERAVTGPWQELVECAKAEGSESRGRLGSRR encoded by the coding sequence ATGAAGATCACCGTCCAACGCAGTGGGGGAATCGCAGCGCTGACCCGCATCTGGAGCGTGGACGCAGTCTCCCCTGATGACAAGAATCGATGGGTCCCGATCGTGGAGGCTTGCCCATGGGATGAGGCCAAAAGCCAGGCGCAAGCGGCCAACGAGCCGGACCGCTTCATGTACTCCATCAGGGCAGGCCAACGCCGTGCCACCCTCCCGGAACGTGCTGTTACCGGCCCTTGGCAGGAATTGGTCGAATGCGCCAAGGCTGAAGGATCAGAGTCACGGGGTCGTTTAGGTAGCCGTCGTTAA
- the hrpA gene encoding ATP-dependent RNA helicase HrpA, giving the protein MTLHISYPAELPVSERREDLMAAISANQVTIIAGETGSGKTTQIPKMCLELGLGDKGLIGHTQPRRLAARTVAERIASELDVEIGQEVGFQVRFTGEVSSSTKIKLMTDGILLAEIQRDKLLRKYSTIIIDEAHERSLNIDFILGYLKRILPQRPDLKVIITSATIDPQRFARHFGSEDDPAPVIEVSGRTYPVEIRYRPLSQPAGGEEDTSDDELEEDRDPLDAVCDAVDELAKEAPGDILIFFSGEREIRDAAEAINGRIQTNRRLAGTEVLPLFARLSLQEQHRVFNPGGKRRIILATNVAETSLTVPGIKYVIDTGTARISRYSHRTKVQRLPIERVSQASANQRSGRCGRVSEGIAIRLYSEEDFESRPLFTDPEILRTNLAAVILQMTAMGVARGPKDVENFPFVEPPDSRAINDGVTLLRELGALTSPKSGNAPGNGRSGSGLTAVGQKLAQLPVDPRLGRMIVEAGKRCCVREVMILAAALTIQDPRERPTDKQQLAAEKHARFRDELSDFTGFLNLWNYIQEKQRELSSTQFRKLCRNEFINYLRVREWQDLFTQLRQMAKPLGIALDNKREADPVGNYEGIHISLLSGLLSHIGLLDERKREYAGARGSRFAIFPGSALFKKSPTFVMAAELVETSRLWARVAAKFDPLWAEQVAPDLVKRSYSEPHWSSRQGAVMAHEKVTLYGVPIIPNRRINYGRVDPELSRELFIRHALVEGEWKTHHKFFHRNRALLQEIEELETRMRRRDILVDDQTLFEFYDARVGKDVVSERHFDKWWKDARQSDPDLLDFDQSLLMSEDAEALDDSAYPKSWLHKGFDLPLSYEFHPVAPGSAPNPSDGVTAEVPVLFLNQLDDAPFRWQIPGQRVELVTALIKSLPKQVRKNFVPAPDVARQATAALEADFDPATDELEPSLELVLRRLRGHVIPPGSWNWDAVPPHLRVSFKVVDSKGKVLDEGKNLAELQEKLAPATRRAIAESLGATPATTSRAKGGKGTGTSGAPNGRTPAPGATPAGDGIIAERGGITMWEFGTVERQVTRTVKGHAVTGFPAIVDEGKSVALRVFQTRPEQEAAMRGGVIRLLALRIPPPDRYVLEHLSNTEKLTFSQNPHGSVSALIADCALAAIDKLVPQDLPWDKKSFDALYEVVRAELIDTVFTVTAVVERVLASTRRIQKQLKSNTSLHLISALNDMKSQLEQLVFPGFVAQTGYAQLSQLPRYLQAIEKRLEKLPGNVQRDGLNTAVVQALEDDYDDAVSALLPGRGAGPELTRVRWMIEELRVSLFAVELGTAYSVSEKRIRTALNQALAPV; this is encoded by the coding sequence ATGACACTTCATATTTCCTACCCCGCAGAGCTGCCCGTATCCGAGCGCCGCGAGGATCTGATGGCGGCCATCTCCGCAAACCAGGTGACCATCATTGCCGGTGAGACCGGTTCGGGCAAGACCACACAGATCCCCAAAATGTGCCTCGAACTGGGCCTTGGAGACAAAGGCCTGATCGGGCATACCCAGCCACGCCGACTCGCAGCCCGGACGGTGGCCGAGCGCATCGCCTCTGAACTGGACGTAGAGATTGGCCAGGAGGTGGGCTTCCAGGTCAGGTTCACCGGTGAGGTCAGCTCATCCACCAAGATCAAGCTGATGACTGATGGCATCCTCCTCGCCGAGATTCAGCGGGACAAACTGCTCCGGAAATACAGCACCATCATCATTGACGAAGCCCACGAGCGCAGCCTCAACATCGACTTCATCCTGGGCTACCTCAAGCGCATCCTCCCCCAGCGCCCGGACCTCAAGGTCATCATCACCTCGGCAACCATTGATCCCCAAAGGTTCGCCAGGCACTTCGGCAGTGAGGATGATCCAGCGCCGGTCATCGAAGTCTCCGGACGAACTTATCCGGTGGAGATCCGGTACCGGCCTTTGTCCCAGCCGGCCGGTGGAGAAGAAGATACCTCGGACGACGAACTCGAAGAGGACCGCGATCCCTTGGACGCTGTGTGCGACGCTGTGGACGAGCTCGCTAAGGAAGCGCCCGGGGACATCCTCATCTTCTTCTCCGGCGAGCGCGAAATCCGGGACGCCGCTGAGGCGATCAACGGCCGTATCCAAACAAACAGGCGACTTGCCGGGACGGAAGTCCTGCCGCTCTTTGCCCGTTTGAGCCTGCAGGAGCAGCACCGGGTGTTCAATCCCGGCGGAAAACGTCGCATCATCCTGGCTACCAACGTGGCCGAGACGTCCCTGACCGTTCCCGGCATCAAGTACGTGATAGATACCGGAACCGCCCGCATCTCGCGCTATTCACACCGGACCAAAGTACAAAGGCTCCCCATCGAGCGTGTTTCCCAGGCTTCTGCCAATCAGCGCTCGGGCCGCTGTGGCCGCGTCTCGGAGGGCATTGCCATCCGTTTGTACTCCGAAGAGGACTTCGAGTCGCGTCCTTTGTTTACGGACCCGGAGATCCTCCGGACCAACCTCGCGGCCGTCATCCTGCAGATGACCGCCATGGGAGTTGCCCGCGGTCCCAAGGACGTTGAAAACTTCCCGTTTGTGGAACCACCGGACTCGCGGGCCATCAACGACGGCGTCACTCTCCTGCGCGAACTCGGCGCCTTGACCTCGCCCAAGTCCGGTAACGCGCCCGGCAACGGTCGCAGCGGCAGTGGACTGACCGCCGTCGGGCAGAAATTGGCCCAACTGCCGGTGGATCCACGGCTGGGCCGGATGATCGTGGAGGCGGGCAAGCGGTGTTGTGTGCGCGAGGTGATGATCCTGGCGGCTGCCCTGACCATCCAGGACCCCCGGGAACGGCCGACGGACAAGCAACAGCTGGCTGCGGAGAAGCATGCTCGTTTCCGTGACGAGCTCTCGGACTTCACCGGCTTCCTCAATTTGTGGAACTACATCCAGGAAAAGCAGCGCGAGCTCTCCTCCACCCAGTTCCGCAAACTGTGCCGCAACGAGTTCATCAACTACCTGCGCGTCCGGGAGTGGCAGGACCTCTTTACCCAGCTCCGGCAAATGGCCAAACCCCTCGGCATCGCGCTGGACAATAAGCGCGAAGCAGATCCCGTGGGCAACTACGAGGGCATCCACATCAGCCTGCTCTCCGGGTTGCTGAGCCACATCGGCCTCCTTGATGAGCGCAAGCGTGAATACGCCGGTGCCCGCGGAAGCCGTTTTGCGATCTTCCCCGGCTCAGCGCTGTTCAAGAAATCACCCACCTTCGTGATGGCCGCTGAGCTGGTGGAGACAAGCCGCCTCTGGGCGCGCGTCGCCGCCAAGTTCGATCCCCTGTGGGCTGAACAGGTAGCCCCGGATCTGGTGAAGCGGTCCTACAGCGAACCGCATTGGTCATCACGGCAGGGCGCTGTCATGGCTCACGAGAAAGTGACGCTGTACGGCGTACCCATCATTCCCAACCGTCGCATCAACTACGGGCGCGTCGATCCCGAGTTGTCGCGCGAATTGTTCATCCGCCATGCCCTGGTGGAGGGCGAGTGGAAGACACACCATAAGTTCTTCCACCGGAACCGGGCCCTGCTCCAGGAGATCGAAGAACTCGAAACCCGCATGCGGCGCCGGGACATTCTGGTGGACGACCAGACACTCTTCGAGTTTTATGACGCCCGCGTCGGCAAGGACGTAGTTTCCGAGAGGCACTTTGATAAGTGGTGGAAGGATGCCCGGCAGTCAGATCCCGATCTCCTGGACTTCGACCAATCCTTACTCATGAGCGAAGACGCCGAAGCACTGGACGACTCCGCGTATCCGAAGAGCTGGCTGCACAAGGGCTTCGACCTGCCGTTGAGCTACGAGTTCCATCCCGTGGCGCCAGGCTCGGCCCCCAACCCATCTGACGGTGTCACGGCTGAAGTCCCGGTGCTGTTCCTGAACCAACTGGACGACGCCCCGTTCCGCTGGCAAATTCCCGGGCAACGGGTGGAACTGGTCACGGCGCTGATCAAGTCACTACCCAAACAGGTACGGAAGAACTTTGTGCCTGCCCCGGACGTTGCACGGCAGGCAACCGCAGCGCTGGAAGCCGACTTTGATCCCGCCACCGACGAACTTGAGCCATCCTTGGAACTTGTTCTTCGCCGGCTCCGCGGACACGTCATTCCTCCAGGTTCGTGGAACTGGGATGCCGTACCGCCGCACCTACGGGTTAGCTTCAAGGTGGTGGACAGCAAGGGCAAGGTGCTTGACGAAGGAAAGAACCTTGCTGAACTCCAGGAGAAGCTGGCGCCGGCAACGCGCCGCGCCATCGCCGAATCGCTCGGCGCCACACCCGCGACGACGTCACGCGCCAAAGGCGGCAAGGGAACCGGCACGTCGGGCGCACCCAACGGTCGAACGCCAGCCCCGGGCGCAACGCCGGCAGGCGATGGAATTATTGCCGAACGCGGCGGCATCACCATGTGGGAGTTCGGCACGGTGGAGCGCCAGGTTACACGGACGGTCAAGGGCCATGCCGTCACCGGCTTCCCGGCGATAGTGGACGAAGGAAAATCCGTGGCACTGCGGGTATTTCAGACCCGGCCGGAGCAGGAAGCCGCCATGCGTGGCGGCGTCATCCGATTGCTTGCCTTGCGGATCCCGCCACCGGACCGTTACGTGCTGGAGCACCTCAGTAATACGGAGAAGCTGACGTTTAGCCAGAACCCGCATGGATCCGTGAGCGCACTCATCGCGGACTGCGCACTGGCGGCCATCGACAAACTGGTTCCGCAGGATCTGCCGTGGGACAAGAAATCGTTCGATGCGTTGTACGAGGTAGTCCGTGCAGAACTGATCGATACCGTGTTCACGGTGACGGCCGTCGTCGAACGTGTCCTGGCCAGTACCCGCCGCATCCAGAAGCAGCTGAAGTCCAACACCAGCCTGCATCTGATCAGCGCCCTCAATGACATGAAGAGCCAACTGGAGCAGCTGGTGTTCCCGGGCTTTGTGGCACAGACGGGCTATGCGCAGCTCAGCCAACTCCCGCGGTACCTTCAGGCAATCGAGAAGCGGCTGGAAAAGCTCCCGGGCAACGTCCAGCGTGACGGCCTGAACACGGCAGTGGTACAGGCGTTGGAGGATGACTACGACGACGCCGTATCGGCTCTGCTTCCAGGGCGCGGCGCCGGCCCGGAGTTAACACGTGTGCGCTGGATGATCGAAGAACTGCGGGTGAGCCTCTTCGCGGTTGAACTTGGCACGGCCTACTCCGTGTCGGAGAAGCGAATCCGCACGGCACTGAACCAAGCACTCGCGCCGGTATAG
- a CDS encoding NAD(P)-dependent alcohol dehydrogenase: MTPGRPVPPPLAKPITMDTSEDRPGTLAAAYGATSPDSGLVPLTVARRVPTEDDVEIAIEFCGLCHSDVHATRGEWRVPPYPLIPGHEIVGRVTRVGAAVQDFAPGDRVGVGCMVDSCRECESCLEGLEQYCERGNVGTYGAADPRHGDEITQGGYSTSVVVDRRFVLRVPDALDPAAAAPLLCAGITTYSPLRYFEVEEGDSVGVVGLGGLGHMAVKIAKAMGAEVTVFTTSESKFEAARELGADHVVLSKDADAMEAANRSIDVIIDTVAAPHDLNPYFRTLRLDGALFQLGLPADDMPPVSPGLLIRRRLAYAGSLIGGIEETQEMLDFCAEHGVVSDIEVVAAGQLNEAYDRMVAGDVKYRFVLDTATLQEPSERADA, from the coding sequence ATGACTCCCGGACGCCCTGTGCCCCCGCCCCTTGCCAAGCCGATCACCATGGACACCAGTGAAGATCGCCCCGGAACGCTGGCTGCAGCGTACGGTGCCACATCCCCGGATAGTGGGTTGGTACCCCTGACGGTGGCCCGCCGCGTACCTACAGAGGATGACGTGGAGATTGCCATTGAGTTCTGCGGGCTGTGCCACTCGGATGTGCACGCAACGCGCGGTGAGTGGAGGGTTCCGCCCTACCCGTTGATCCCGGGTCACGAAATCGTGGGCCGCGTAACCCGTGTTGGGGCGGCCGTTCAGGACTTCGCCCCAGGTGACCGCGTGGGCGTTGGCTGCATGGTGGATTCCTGCCGCGAATGCGAGAGCTGCCTCGAAGGACTGGAACAGTACTGCGAGCGGGGCAATGTAGGCACCTACGGGGCTGCAGATCCGCGGCACGGTGACGAGATCACCCAAGGTGGATACTCAACCTCGGTGGTGGTGGACAGGCGTTTCGTGTTGCGGGTCCCGGATGCGCTGGATCCGGCTGCGGCGGCTCCGCTGCTGTGTGCCGGTATCACCACGTACTCGCCGCTGCGGTATTTCGAGGTAGAGGAAGGCGACTCCGTGGGTGTTGTTGGCCTGGGTGGACTGGGACACATGGCCGTCAAGATCGCCAAGGCCATGGGTGCTGAAGTAACGGTATTCACCACCTCCGAATCCAAGTTCGAGGCCGCACGGGAGCTGGGCGCGGACCATGTGGTCCTGTCCAAGGACGCCGATGCCATGGAGGCAGCCAACCGGAGCATTGACGTGATCATCGACACCGTTGCAGCCCCGCACGATCTCAACCCGTACTTCCGGACCCTTCGCCTGGACGGGGCCCTCTTCCAGCTGGGCCTTCCCGCCGATGACATGCCACCGGTCAGCCCCGGGTTGCTCATCCGCCGGAGGCTCGCCTACGCAGGTTCGTTGATTGGTGGCATTGAGGAGACGCAGGAAATGCTGGACTTCTGTGCCGAACACGGCGTAGTGAGCGACATCGAAGTGGTGGCGGCCGGGCAACTCAACGAAGCTTATGACCGCATGGTGGCCGGAGACGTGAAGTACCGTTTCGTTCTGGACACAGCAACACTTCAGGAACCATCGGAAAGGGCAGACGCATGA
- a CDS encoding HIT family protein — protein MSTLFTKIINGEIPGRFVWKDQDVVAFLTISPITQGHTLVVPREEVDSWTQASPELLAKVMDVAQRIGKVQESLFDAKRVGVLMEGFEVDHLHVHVWPAYSTADFELHNVDHNPDPAIMDATAVKLRAALRDAGHSEAVPEG, from the coding sequence ATGAGCACGCTGTTTACCAAGATCATCAACGGTGAGATCCCGGGCCGCTTTGTCTGGAAGGACCAGGACGTGGTGGCGTTCCTGACCATCTCGCCCATCACCCAAGGACACACCTTGGTGGTGCCGCGTGAAGAGGTGGATTCGTGGACGCAAGCCAGCCCGGAATTGCTGGCCAAGGTCATGGACGTGGCCCAGCGCATCGGCAAGGTGCAGGAGTCCCTGTTCGACGCCAAGCGTGTTGGCGTGTTGATGGAGGGTTTCGAGGTGGATCATCTGCACGTCCACGTGTGGCCGGCGTATTCCACGGCGGATTTTGAACTTCACAACGTGGACCACAACCCGGACCCCGCCATCATGGATGCCACTGCCGTGAAGCTGCGCGCGGCTTTACGTGACGCGGGCCACAGCGAAGCTGTCCCCGAGGGGTGA
- a CDS encoding sulfurtransferase, with translation MATLISASELHARLESGKRTALLDVRWVLGRTDGHDEYTAGHLPGAVFVDLPTELADHAQPRQGRHPLPTRERFQESARSWGISDGDTVVAYDNSGSMAAARVWWMLRNAGFDSVYLLDGGLAAWRAAGHPVEFGEVRPAVGNVTLGEGRMPAITEHDAGQWHRNGVLLDARSGERYRGEVEPIDPKAGHIPGAVSAPTTGNVAADGTFLPAEELRRRFEELGLEPSSKVAVYCGSGVTASHEVAALEIAGYRAALYPGSFSQWSNNPAHDVAVGSAPFEQHAAGPSGTSRAAGSSVEA, from the coding sequence ATGGCCACGCTGATCAGCGCGTCGGAACTGCACGCGCGCCTCGAGTCCGGGAAACGCACTGCACTTCTGGACGTCCGCTGGGTCCTGGGCCGTACTGATGGACACGACGAATACACGGCCGGTCATCTTCCTGGCGCGGTGTTCGTGGATCTCCCCACAGAGCTGGCCGATCACGCACAGCCCCGGCAAGGCCGCCATCCTCTGCCAACCCGTGAGCGCTTTCAGGAATCCGCGCGCTCGTGGGGCATCAGCGACGGCGACACCGTGGTGGCGTATGACAACAGTGGCAGCATGGCCGCGGCACGCGTTTGGTGGATGTTGCGGAATGCGGGCTTTGACTCTGTGTACCTGCTCGACGGCGGCCTGGCCGCCTGGCGCGCGGCAGGGCACCCGGTGGAATTCGGTGAGGTGCGACCCGCCGTCGGAAATGTCACTTTGGGTGAGGGCCGCATGCCGGCGATCACTGAGCATGACGCGGGGCAGTGGCACCGCAACGGTGTTTTGCTGGACGCCCGGTCAGGGGAGCGGTACCGCGGTGAGGTGGAACCCATCGATCCCAAGGCCGGGCACATTCCGGGCGCCGTGAGCGCGCCCACCACGGGGAATGTCGCCGCTGATGGCACGTTCCTTCCGGCAGAGGAGCTACGCCGGCGCTTTGAGGAGCTGGGTCTGGAGCCGTCGTCCAAGGTGGCTGTCTATTGCGGGTCCGGGGTCACGGCCTCCCACGAGGTGGCTGCCTTGGAAATCGCTGGATACCGGGCTGCGCTGTATCCGGGCTCGTTTTCGCAATGGTCCAACAATCCTGCCCATGACGTTGCCGTGGGCAGTGCGCCGTTTGAACAGCACGCCGCCGGACCAAGTGGCACAAGCAGGGCTGCCGGGAGTAGCGTCGAAGCATGA